The proteins below come from a single Lodderomyces elongisporus chromosome 3, complete sequence genomic window:
- the LYP1 gene encoding lysine permease encodes MLDECSPLVPNTSTPFNGSMTSDDCDSKIPQDHLPLHAHTKRLLTSRHVSMISIGGIIGTGLFMGIRQTLPNGPIISLASYIYIATLCFYIIQAVAEMACYMPVNGSLCQFQFKFISNPIGVMNNFVYWLSWSITLALELSLIYEVLTFWSDDASSGGNFKRLISLVLENKPLVILFIWCMLTGANLLPVNYYGEIEFFVTSVKVGFIISWICLSIALILQKGNGFRYWNKELVWGVDTIDVVKNPLGNKIINILSSSLVSSCFTFQSIESVALCSGEIHNIHYTLPKSIKYIVSRIVIFYILTLFLLTLMIPSNDQALLGKDDQIFSSPFLIGLINCGMNSGIVLSIFNLVILVSMLSAANSNIYFGSRCLLSMVEEGYFWSIFGKTVYKGVPVYSILLTSSIGLLSLVSELKGINTFYKLLINLSATAGLLMWLFISISYLRFRKSLERNGESYQSLVYKSPFPMVPLSKWAISSICVIILSNGMVNFWNFQWDSFLSCYLTSIIVVIGSVLLSIKWHQPLFKSL; translated from the coding sequence ATGCTAGATGAATGCTCACCACTTGTTCCTAACACTTCAACTCCTTTCAATGGCTCTATGACTAGTGATGACTGCGACTCAAAAATCCCCCAAGACCACCTCCCACTCCATGCACATACAAAACGTCTCTTAACAAGTCGACATGTATCAATGATATCAATTGGTGGCATAATAGGTACGGGCTTATTTATGGGTATAAGGCAAACTCTTCCCAATGGCCCCATTATAAGTCTTGCGTCCTACATATACATAGCCACACTTTGTTTCTATATAATTCAAGCAGTTGCTGAGATGGCATGTTATATGCCTGTGAATGGCTCACTATGCCAGTTCCAATTCAAATTTATTTCCAACCCTATTGGCGTTATGAATAATTTTGTTTACTGGCTTAGCTGGTCAATCACTTTGGCGTTGGAGTTGTCTTTGATTTATGAAGTGTTGACCTTTTGGAGCGACGATGCGTCTAGTGGGGGAAATTTTAAGAGATTGATTCTGCTCGTGTTGGAAAATAAGCCTTTAgtgattttatttatttggtGCATGTTAACAGGAGCCAATTTGCTTCCGGTAAACTACTATGGAGAGATTGAGTTCTTTGTCACTAGTGTTAAAGTTGGATTCATCATCAGTTGGATCTGTTTGAGCATTGCATTGATATTGCAAAAAGGCAATGGGTTTCGATATTGGAACAAAGAATTGGTTTGGGGAGTAGATACAATCGATGTTGTGAAAAACCCTTTGGGGAACAAGATCATCAATATACTTTCATCGTCGCTTGTATCATCATGTTTTACTTTCCAGTCAATCGAGTCTGTAGCATTATGTTCTGGCGAGATCCACAACATTCATTATACATTGCCCAAATCAATCAAGTATATCGTACTGCGGATTGTTATTTTCTATATTTTGACattatttcttttgacGTTGATGATTCCAAGCAATGACCAGGCTTTACTTGGAAAAGATGACCAAATCTTTTCGTCGCCTTTCTTAATTGGATTGATTAATTGCGGCATGAATCTGGGCATCGTATTGTCCATCTTTAATCTTGTTATACTTGTGTCTATGCTTTCTGCTGCAAATTCAAACATTTACTTTGGGTCAAGATGTTTACTATCAATGGTTGAGGAAGGCTATTTTTGGTCTATATTTGGCAAGACCGTATATAAAGGCGTACCGGTATACTCCATACTTTTAACATCGAGTATCGGATTATTATCACTTGTCTCCGAACTAAAGGGAATAAATACCTTCTACAAACTACTTATAAATCTATCGGCCACTGCTGGTTTGTTAATGTGGCTATTTATCCTGATCAGCTACCTAAGGTTTAGGAAATCTTTGGAGAGAAATGGAGAGTCCTATCAAAGTTTAGTATACAAGTCACCATTTCCAATGGTCCCATTAAGCAAATGGGCTATTTCTAGTATATGTGTGATCATACTAAGCAATGGCATGGTCAACTTTTGGAATTTTCAGTGGGACTCGTTTCTAAGTTGTTATTTGACACTGATTATAGTCGTTATAGGCAGTGTGCTTCTTAGTATAAAATGGCATCAGCCATTATTTAAGTCTCTTTGA
- the GLN1 gene encoding glutamate--ammonia ligase (BUSCO:EOG09262MXH) gives MSVPLTEHTAILAKYLDLPQKGKILAEYVWIDAEGRTRSKCRTLAKKPSSVDDLPEWNYDGSSTMQAPGHDSDIYLRPVAYYPDPFRKGDNIIVLCECWNNDGTPNKFNHRHECAKLMKAHADEEVWFGLEQEYTLFDQYDYPYGWPKGGFPAPQGPYYCGVGTGKVVARDVIEAHYRACLYAGINISGINAEVMPSQWEFQVGPCEGINMGDELWMARYLLERTAEEFAVKVSFHPKPLKGDWNGAGCHTNVSTKDMRKPGGMKVIEVALSKLAKRHKEHMLLYGADNEQRLTGRHETASGDSFSSGVANRGASVRIPRSVAKEGYGYFEDRRPASNIDPYLVTGIMVETICGSIPDADMAKEFLREASDF, from the coding sequence atgagtGTACCATTAACAGAACATACTGCTATCCTTGCGAAATACTTGGACTTGCCCCAAAAGGGTAAGATTCTTGCTGAATACGTTTGGATTGATGCTGAAGGAAGAACCAGATCCAAATGTAGAACCTTGGCCAAGAAGCCATCGAGCGTTGACGACTTGCCAGAATGGAACTATGATGGTTCCTCAACCATGCAAGCACCAGGTCACGACTCTGATATCTACTTGAGACCAGTTGCTTACTACCCAGACCCATTTAGAAAAGGCGACAATATCATTGTCTTGTGTGAATGTTGGAACAATGACGGTACCCCAAACAAGTTTAACCACAGACACGAATGTGCCAAATTGATGAAGGCCCACGCTGATGAAGaagtttggtttggtttggaaCAAGAATACACCCTCTTTGACCAATACGACTACCCTTATGGATGGCCAAAGGGTGGTTTCCCAGCCCCACAAGGCCCATACTATTGTGGTGTCGGTACCGGTAAAGTTGTTGCTAGAGACGTTATCGAGGCTCACTATAGAGCATGTCTTTATGCCGGTATCAACATTTCTGGTATCAATGCCGAAGTGATGCCATCCCAATGGGAATTTCAAGTTGGTCCATGTGAAGGTATCAATATGGGTGACGAATTGTGGATGGCTCGTTATCTTTTGGAGAGAACTGCTGAAGAATTTGCCGTTAAGGTTTCTTTCCACCCTAAACCATTGAAGGGTGATTGGAATGGTGCTGGTTGTCATACCAATGTTTCCACCAAGGATATGAGAAAACCAGGTGGTATGAAGGTTATCGAAGTTGCATTGAGCAAATTGGCCAAGAGACACAAGGAACACATGTTGTTGTATGGAGCTGATAACGAACAAAGATTAACTGGTCGTCATGAAACCGCTAGCGGTGACTCATTCTCCTCGGGTGTTGCAAACAGAGGTGCCTCTGTCAGAATCCCAAGATCAGTGGCTAAGGAGGGTTACGGTTACTTTGAAGACAGAAGACCAGCATCAAACATTGACCCATACTTGGTTACAGGTATCATGGTGGAAACCATTTGTGGTTCTATCCCAGATGCTGACATGGCTAAGGAATTTTTGAGAGAAGCTAGTGATTTTTAA
- the VMA13 gene encoding H(+)-transporting V1 sector ATPase subunit H (BUSCO:EOG09263E9V), which yields MFIHRTFLADAKKIIRERIIPWEGLARAGVVSEDNANQIKILEKQSTENRYATVKQQLDLYSKGLLSVLSRVKDKDDVIKNVLTLINDLVINVPGFLKTLLGLKSVDKGLPYDPFVKHLQSKEPLIKSLALYNLVILLRSAGEADAETLITVFSTITSLLELPDTNYQFIAIQYLQELVTNRSYKNIYQKHNLLTNFRPINALIDKSAGHPNATGLQLSYNVLLATWILSFNAEINKSIVHNFPQLAGNLLVIAKDSIKLKIVRISIAIIKNFVSVTTSPQDQFKVIKILLFHDDAVNTIKTLQERKFASNGSDEELFNDLAYLSDTLHEVVSKKLSSFDEYLTALENPKLISWASPTHKSTEFWLENSGKFKDNNFKLVKRIFEILSTSTNNPVVATILLNDLQFLIKNLGHDLVHFINTEKGGSYKVLVMSFLENSHGNNELKYEALKTIQLLVGHNF from the exons ATGTTT ATTCACCG CACTTTTTTGGCAGATGCAAAGAAGATAATTCGCGAGAGAATTATTCCATGGGAGGGTCTTGCTAGAGCAGGCGTGGTATCGGAAGATAACgcaaatcaaatcaagATATTGGAGAAACAGTCAACCGAAAACAGATATGCAACAGTGAAGCAGCAATTGGACTTGTATTCCAAAGGGTTGCTTAGTGTCTTGAGCCGTGTTAAGGATAAAGATGACGTTATTAAGAACGTATTGACCTTGATAAACGACTTGGTTATCAATGTACCAGGCTTTTTGAAAACCTTGTTGGGCTTGAAATCCGTTGATAAAGGATTACCATACGATCCATTTGTTAAACATTTGCAGCTGAAAGAACCGTTGATTAAGTCGCTTGCATTGTACAACCTAGTAATTTTGTTAAGATCGGCAGGCGAGGCTGACGCAGAGACTCTCATCACCGTGTTTAGTACCATCACTTCACTTCTTGAGCTTCCAGATACCAATTACCAATTTATTGCCATTCAGTATCTCCAAGAATTGGTCACCAACCGATCTTACAAGAACATTTATCAAAAACATAATCTTTTAACCAATTTCAGGCCGATTAATGCATTGATTGACAAGCTGGCTGGTCACCCAAATGCAACCGGTTTGCAACTTTCCTACAATGTGCTTTTGGCCACATGGATATTATCTTTTAATGCGGAAATTAACAAGTCCATAGTGCACAATTTCCCCCAATTGGCTGGAAATTTATTAGTGATTGCCAAGGATTCAATCAAATTAAAGATTGTTAGGATCTCCATTGCAATCATCAAAAACTTTGTTAGTGTTACTACATCGCCACAGGACCAGTTCAAGGTTATTAAAATACTCTTGTTCCACGACGATGCAGTTAACACTATCAAGACTttacaagaaagaaaatttgcTTCAAATGGAAGTGACGAAGAGTTGTTTAATGACCTCGCATACTTGTCGGATACATTGCACGAAGttgtttcaaaaaagtTATCATCATTTGACGAGTACTTAACGGCATTGGAAAACCCCAAGTTGATCAGTTGGGCATCACCAACTCACAAATCGACTGAGTTTTGGTTAGAGAACTCTGGGAAATTCAAAGACAACAActttaaacttgtcaaGAGGATATTTGAAATCTTGAGCACTAGTACGAATAATCCCGTTGTTGCAACAATCTTGTTGAATGATTTGCAgtttttgatcaaaaacTTGGGACACGACTTGGTTCATTTCATCAATACGGAAAAGGGCGGGCTGTACAAGGTATTGGTTATGTCATTTCTCGAGAATAGTCATGGTAACAATGAGCTCAAGTATGAGGCATTGAAGACTATTCAATTGCTTGTAGGTCACAATTTTTAG